A stretch of the Macaca mulatta isolate MMU2019108-1 chromosome 14, T2T-MMU8v2.0, whole genome shotgun sequence genome encodes the following:
- the C14H11orf87 gene encoding uncharacterized protein C11orf87 homolog: protein MSARAPKELRLALPPCLLNRTFASPNASGSGNTGARGPGAGGSGTCITQVGQQLFQSFSSTLVLIVLVTLIFCLIVLSLSTFHIHKRRMKKRKMQRAQEEYERDHCSGSRGGGGLPRPGRQAPTHTKETRLERQPRDSPFCAPSNASSSSSSSPGLPCQGPCAPPPPPPASSPQGAHAASSCLDTAGEGLLQTVVLS, encoded by the coding sequence ATGAGTGCCAGGGCGCCGAAGGAGCTGAGGCTGGCGTTGCCGCCGTGTCTCCTCAACCGGACCTTTGCTTCCCCCAACGCCAGCGGCAGTGGCAACACGGGTGCCCGCGGCCCAGGCGCAGGTGGCAGCGGCACCTGCATCACGCAGGTGGGACAGCAGCTTTTCCAGTCCTTCTCCTCCACGCTGGTGCTGATTGTCCTGGTTACCCTCATCTTCTGCCTCATCGTGCTGTCCCTCTCCACTTTCCACATCCACAAGCGTAGGATGAAGAAGCGGAAGATGCAGAGGGCTCAGGAGGAATATGAGCGGGATCACTGCAGCGGCAGCCGCGGTGGCGGGGGTCTGCCCCGACCTGGCAGGCAGGCCCCAACCCACACAAAGGAAACCCGGCTGGAGAGGCAGCCCCGGGACTCTCCCTTCTGTGCCCCTTCCAACGCCTCGTCGTCCTCCTCTTCGTCCCCTGGCCTCCCGTGCCAGGGTCCCTGTGCTCCTCCGCCTCCACCGCCAGCCTCCAGTCCCCAAGGAGCACACGCAGCTTCCTCCTGTTTGGACACAGCTGGCGAGGGCCTTTTGCAAACGGTGGTACTGTCCTGA